Genomic DNA from Streptomyces sp. AM 2-1-1:
CGCGGCTTCGACAGCGGCTCCGACCTTGTACAGACGGTCGTCCTTCATCGCCGGGGCAATGATCTGGAGGCCGACCGGCAGGCCGTCCTCGGGCGCCAGGCCGCAGGGGAGCGACATGGCGGAGTTGCCGGCGAGGTTGGTCGGGATGGTGCACAGGTCCGCGAGGTACATCGCCATCGGGTCGTCGGCGCGCTCGCCGATCGGGAAGGCGGTGGTCGGCGTGGTCGGCGACACGATGACGTCGACCTGCTCGAAGGCCTTCTCGAACTCGCGGGTGATGAGGGTGCGGACCTTCTGCGCCGAGCCGTAGTACGCGTCGTAGTAGCCGGAGCTCAGCGCGTACGTGCCGAGGATGATGCGGCGCTTGACCTCGTCGCCGAAGCCCGCCTCACGGGTGAGGGCGGTGACGTCCTCGGCGGACCGCGTGCCGTCGTCGCCGACCCGCAGGCCGTAGCGCATGGCGTCGAAGCGGGCCAGGTTCGAGGAGCACTCGGACGGCGCGATCAGGTAGTACGCGGAGAGCGCCAGGTCGAAGGAGGGGCAGTCCAGCTCGACGACGGTGGCGCCCAGCGAGCGGAGCAGCTCGACCGACTCGTCGAACCGCTGGACGACACCGGCCTGGTAGCCCTCGCCCGAGAACTGCTTGACGACGCCGACGCGCATGCCCGCGACGGAACCGTTCCGCGCGGCCTCGACGACCGGGGGGACCGGCGCGTCGATGGAGGTGGAGTCCATCGGGTCGTGCCCGGCGATGGCCTCGTGCAGCAGGGCCGCGTCCAGCACCGTGCGGGCGCAGGGGCCGCCCTGGTCGAGCGAGGACGAGAAGGCGACCATGCCGTAGCGGGAGACCGAGCCGTAGGTGGGCTTGACGCCGACGATGCCGGTGACGGCCGCGGGCTGGCGGATCGAGCCGCCGGTGTCGGTGCCGATGGCGAGCGGCGCCTGGTACGAGGCGAGGGCCGCGGAGGAGCCGCCGCCGGAGCCGCCGGGGATGCGGGTGAGGTCCCACGGGTTGCCGGTGGGGCCGTAGGC
This window encodes:
- the gatA gene encoding Asp-tRNA(Asn)/Glu-tRNA(Gln) amidotransferase subunit GatA produces the protein MTDHSTIIKLTAAEIASAIASGELTAVEVTEAHLARIDAVDEKVHAFLHIDREGALAQARAVDAKKAAGEKLGPLAGVPLALKDIFTTKDMPTTVGSKILEGWVPPYDATLTQKLRAADVVILGKTNMDEFAMGSSTENSAYGPTGNPWDLTRIPGGSGGGSSAALASYQAPLAIGTDTGGSIRQPAAVTGIVGVKPTYGSVSRYGMVAFSSSLDQGGPCARTVLDAALLHEAIAGHDPMDSTSIDAPVPPVVEAARNGSVAGMRVGVVKQFSGEGYQAGVVQRFDESVELLRSLGATVVELDCPSFDLALSAYYLIAPSECSSNLARFDAMRYGLRVGDDGTRSAEDVTALTREAGFGDEVKRRIILGTYALSSGYYDAYYGSAQKVRTLITREFEKAFEQVDVIVSPTTPTTAFPIGERADDPMAMYLADLCTIPTNLAGNSAMSLPCGLAPEDGLPVGLQIIAPAMKDDRLYKVGAAVEAAFVEQWGHPLLEEAPSL